The following coding sequences are from one Panicum hallii strain FIL2 chromosome 5, PHallii_v3.1, whole genome shotgun sequence window:
- the LOC112894694 gene encoding probable pectinesterase 53 isoform X3 has product MATPRARFLACIAVAAVALLAPPCGVAGHSRGLRPGRGAAAAPFPANATRAEMIERQFMEWVRYMGGLRHSTFQHALARAFPSYSLVVDKNPAFGDFTTIQAAIDSLPAINLVRVVIRVNAGTYTEKVTISPMRAFITLEGAGADSTIVQWGDTADSPTGSKGRPLGTFNSATFAVNAQYFLARNVTFKHAVTRHGTQNTSPVPKPGATGKQAVALRVSADNAAFVGCKFLGAQDTLYDHSGRHYYKECYIEGSVDFIFGNALSLYEDGVLRAVQVHGPRRELRRPGGVVARAHRRRGQAVHLAQLHRRHRVGQAVILVSL; this is encoded by the exons ATGGCCACGCCACGCGCGCGATTCTTGGCCTGCATTGCCGTGGCGGCCGTGGCGCTCCTCGCGCCGCCGTGCGGGGTGGCCGGGCACTCGCGCGGGCtgcggccggggcgcggcgccgcggcggcgccgttcccggcgaacgcGACGCGGGCGGAGATGATCGAGCGGCAGTTCATGGAGTGGGTGCGGTACATGGGCGGCCTCCGGCACAGCACGTTCCAGCacgcgctcgcccgcgccttCCCGTCGTATTCGCTCGTCGTCGACAAGAACCCGGCGTTCGGCGACTTCACGACCATCCAGGCCGCCATCGACTCGCTCCCGGCCATCAACCTCGTCCGCGTCGTCATCAGGGTCAACGCCGGCACCTACAC GGAGAAGGTGACCATCTCGCCGATGCGCGCGTTCATCACCCTGGAGGGCGCCGGCGCGGACAGCACTATCGTGCAGTGGGGCGACACCGCGGACTCGCCGACGGGGTCCAAGGGGCGGCCCCTCGGCACGTTCAACTCGGCGACGTTCGCCGTGAACGCGCAGTACTTCCTCGCCAGGAACGTCACTTTCAAG CATGCCGTGACACGGCACGGCACGCAGAACACGTCGCCGGTGCCGAAGCCAGGCGCGACGGGGAAGCAGGCGGTGGCGCTGCGGGTGTCGGCGGACAACGCGGCGTTCGTGGGGTGCAAGTTCCTGGGCGCGCAGGACACGCTGTACGACCACTCGGGCCGGCACTACTACAAGGAGTGCTACATCGAGGGCTCCGTGGACTTCATCTTCGGCAACGCGCTCTCGCTGTACGAG GACGGTGTTCTACGGGCAGTACAAGTGCACGGGCCCCGGCGCGAGCTACGCCGGCCGGGTGGCGTGGTCGCACGAGCTCACCGACGACGAGGCCAAGCCGTTCATCTCGCTCAGCTTCATCGACGGCACCGAGTGGGTCAGGCTGTAATCCTAGTTTCTCTGTAG
- the LOC112893646 gene encoding probable glutamate carboxypeptidase LAMP1, with product MPPLDGADEPSARAPLLPPHAPRRAAARLHPLPLIVAAAFVASFHVLFLSPGPSYYQSFFLSLGSNDTAAAHLRALTQRPHVAGTRANSLTAAYVRDALSSHSFPTRLTPYSVLLSYPARRSLSLSAPERGTIHFALEQETYPGDPYAAVSAEAVPTFLAYAASGSVAAEAVYANYGRAEDFAYLAARGVNVTGKVAVARYGKVFRGDIVRNARDAGAAAAVIYTDAKDYAAGKAFPDGPWMPPTGVQVGSTFKGVGDPTTPMWASSEGCQRLSIAEAMASDDMPGIPALPVSGMDGEAILRLIGGDVAPEDWQGGAAAPAYRLGPGPAVLNLTYVGNETMATIQNVISVIEGKEEPERYVILGNHRDAWTFGGVDPNSGTAALLELAQRLSELQKKGWRPRRTIILCNWDAEEYALIGSTEWVEENRAMITSRTVAYLNVDSAVYGRGFYASATPQLDELLKEASKQVQNPDNRTESLYDLWMASNTSPLIGRLGGGGSDYSSFVQHIGIPSADMSIGSEYAVYHSLYDDFIWMEKFGDPLFQRHVAAASIWGLVALRLSDEEILPFNYSYYAAELENGAMGISERVLGMPVSLSPLHKSIKEFRRAVRKVDSELKALQTWKIWAPWRSCPLKIRDINDRLMMTERAFTEREGLSGRPWYKHLIYGPSLHNDYGAEIYPGIDDAIQTAKRTKTSESWQAVQNEIHRVARVINQAALVLTGGLT from the exons ATGCCTCCCCTGGACGGGGCCGACGAGCCCTCGGCGCgggccccgctcctcccgccccATGCCCCCCGCCGCGCGGCCGCGAGGCTCCACCCGCTCCCGCTCATCGTCGCGGCCGCCTTCGTCGCCTCGTTCCACGTCCTCTTCCTCTCGCCGGGCCCCTCCTATTACCAGTCCTTCTTCCTCTCGCTCGGATCCAACgacaccgccgccgctcatCTCCGCGCCCTCACCCAGCGCCCGCACGTCGCAGGCACCAGGGCCAACTCCCTCACCGCCGCCTACGTGCGCGACGCGCTCTCCTCCCACTCCTTCCCTACCCGCCTCACTCCCTACTCCGTCCTCCTCTCCTaccccgcgcgccgctcgctcTCCCTCTCCGCGCCGGAACGCGGCACCATTCACTTCGCTCTGGAGCAGGAAACCTACCCCGGGGACCCCTACGCCGCGGTCTCCGCGGAGGCCGTCCCCACCTTCCTTGCCTACGCGGCCTCCGGCTCGGTCGCCGCCGAGGCCGTCTACGCCAACTACGGCCGCGCGGAGGACTTCGCCTACCTCGCCGCCCGCGGCGTCAACGTCACCGGGAAGGTCGCTGTCGCGCGCTACGGCAAGGTGTTCCGCGGCGACATCGTCCGGAACGCGCGCGacgccggcgcggccgcggcggtgaTATACACCGACGCCAAGGACTACGCGGCAGGGAAGGCCTTCCCGGACGGGCCGTGGATGCCGCCCACCGGCGTGCAGGTGGGTAGCACGTTCAAGGGGGTCGGGGACCCCACGACGCCGATGTGGGCGTCGTCGGAAGGGTGCCAGCGCTTAAGCATCGCGGAGGCGATGGCCTCCGACGACATGCCGGGGATACCAGCGCTGCCGGTGTCGGGGATGGACGGGGAGGCCATACTACGGCTAATTGGCGGCGATGTGGCGCCCGAAGATTGGCAAGGAGGCGCTGCCGCGCCGGCTTACCGGCTTGGGCCCGGGCCAGCAGTGCTCAACCTGACCTACGTA GGGAATGAGACAATGGCTACAATTCAGAATGTTATTTCGGTCATTGAAGGGAAAGAAGAACCTGAACG GTATGTAATCCTTGGAAATCATCGTGATGCATGGACGTTTGGGGGAGTTGATCCAAACAGTGGGACAGCAGCCTTGCTTGAG CTAGCTCAACGGTTGTCTGAGCTGCAAAAGAAGGGCTGGAGGCCTCGACGAACCATCATCTTGTGCAACTGGGATGCCGAAGAGTATGCATTG ATAGGATCCACTGAATGGGTCGAGGAGAACAGAGCAATGATAACTTCAAGGACTGTTGCTTACCTGAATGTTGATTCTGCGGTGTACGGTCGTGGATTTTACGCATCAGCAACTCCTCAACTTGACGAATTGCTTAAAGAAGCTAGTAAACAG GTACAAAATCCGGATAACAGAACTGAGAGTCTGTATGACTTGTGGATGGCTTCTAACACCTCTCCCTTG ATTGGAAGATTAGGTGGTGGAGGGTCTGATTATTCTTCATTTGTTCAACACATTGGTATTCCCTCAGCAGACATGTCTATTGGGTCAG AATATGCAGTCTACCATAGTTTGTATGATGACTTCATATGGATGGAGAAGTTTGGAGATCCCTTGTTCCAGAGGCATGTCGCAG CGGCAAGCATATGGGGGCTTGTTGCTCTGCGGCTGTCAGATGAGGAGATCCTACCCTTCAACTACAGCTACTATGCCGCGGAGCTTGAG AATGGAGCAATGGGTATAAGTGAGAGAGTACTGGGAATGCCTGTCAGTTTATCTCCCCTGCACAAGTCTATCAAAGAATTCAGAAGGGCAGTTCGGAAAGTGGATTCTGAATTGAAG GCTCTACAGACATGGAAAATTTGGGCACCATGGAGAAGCTGTCCATTGAAGATCAGAGACATCAACGACCGTTTGATGATGACTGAAAGGGCGTTCACAGAGCGGGAAGGGTTGTCTGGAAGACCATGGTACAAACACCTG ATTTACGGGCCTTCACTGCACAACGATTATGGAGCTGAAATATATCCAGGTATTGATGACGCCATCCAGACAGCAAAGAGAACAAAGACATCAGAATCCTGGCAGGCTGTACAGAATGAGATTCACAGGGTCGCTAGAGTCATAAATCAGGCAGCATTAGTTCTAACCGGAGGGCTGACGTGA
- the LOC112894694 gene encoding probable pectinesterase 53 isoform X1, translating to MATPRARFLACIAVAAVALLAPPCGVAGHSRGLRPGRGAAAAPFPANATRAEMIERQFMEWVRYMGGLRHSTFQHALARAFPSYSLVVDKNPAFGDFTTIQAAIDSLPAINLVRVVIRVNAGTYTEKVTISPMRAFITLEGAGADSTIVQWGDTADSPTGSKGRPLGTFNSATFAVNAQYFLARNVTFKHAVTRHGTQNTSPVPKPGATGKQAVALRVSADNAAFVGCKFLGAQDTLYDHSGRHYYKECYIEGSVDFIFGNALSLYEDCHVHAIARDYGALTAQNRQSMLEDTGFSFVNCRVTGSGALYLGRAWGTFSRVVFAYTYMDNIIIPRGWYNWGDPNREMTVFYGQYKCTGPGASYAGRVAWSHELTDDEAKPFISLSFIDGTEWVRL from the exons ATGGCCACGCCACGCGCGCGATTCTTGGCCTGCATTGCCGTGGCGGCCGTGGCGCTCCTCGCGCCGCCGTGCGGGGTGGCCGGGCACTCGCGCGGGCtgcggccggggcgcggcgccgcggcggcgccgttcccggcgaacgcGACGCGGGCGGAGATGATCGAGCGGCAGTTCATGGAGTGGGTGCGGTACATGGGCGGCCTCCGGCACAGCACGTTCCAGCacgcgctcgcccgcgccttCCCGTCGTATTCGCTCGTCGTCGACAAGAACCCGGCGTTCGGCGACTTCACGACCATCCAGGCCGCCATCGACTCGCTCCCGGCCATCAACCTCGTCCGCGTCGTCATCAGGGTCAACGCCGGCACCTACAC GGAGAAGGTGACCATCTCGCCGATGCGCGCGTTCATCACCCTGGAGGGCGCCGGCGCGGACAGCACTATCGTGCAGTGGGGCGACACCGCGGACTCGCCGACGGGGTCCAAGGGGCGGCCCCTCGGCACGTTCAACTCGGCGACGTTCGCCGTGAACGCGCAGTACTTCCTCGCCAGGAACGTCACTTTCAAG CATGCCGTGACACGGCACGGCACGCAGAACACGTCGCCGGTGCCGAAGCCAGGCGCGACGGGGAAGCAGGCGGTGGCGCTGCGGGTGTCGGCGGACAACGCGGCGTTCGTGGGGTGCAAGTTCCTGGGCGCGCAGGACACGCTGTACGACCACTCGGGCCGGCACTACTACAAGGAGTGCTACATCGAGGGCTCCGTGGACTTCATCTTCGGCAACGCGCTCTCGCTGTACGAG GACTGCCACGTGCACGCGATCGCGCGGGACTACGGGGCGCTGACGGCGCAGAACCGGCAGAGCATGCTGGAGGACACGGGGTTCTCGTTCGTCAACTGCCGGGTGACGGGCTCCGGCGCGCTCTACCTGGGCCGCGCCTGGGGCACCTTCTCCCGCGTCGTCTTCGCCTACACCTACATGGACAACATCATCATCCCGCGCGGCTGGTACAACTGGGGCGACCCCAACCGAGAGAT GACGGTGTTCTACGGGCAGTACAAGTGCACGGGCCCCGGCGCGAGCTACGCCGGCCGGGTGGCGTGGTCGCACGAGCTCACCGACGACGAGGCCAAGCCGTTCATCTCGCTCAGCTTCATCGACGGCACCGAGTGGGTCAGGCTGTAA
- the LOC112894694 gene encoding probable pectinesterase 53 isoform X2 — MATPRARFLACIAVAAVALLAPPCGVAGHSRGLRPGRGAAAAPFPANATRAEMIERQFMEWVRYMGGLRHSTFQHALARAFPSYSLVVDKNPAFGDFTTIQAAIDSLPAINLVRVVIRVNAGTYTEKVTISPMRAFITLEGAGADSTIVQWGDTADSPTGSKGRPLGTFNSATFAVNAQYFLARNVTFKNTSPVPKPGATGKQAVALRVSADNAAFVGCKFLGAQDTLYDHSGRHYYKECYIEGSVDFIFGNALSLYEDCHVHAIARDYGALTAQNRQSMLEDTGFSFVNCRVTGSGALYLGRAWGTFSRVVFAYTYMDNIIIPRGWYNWGDPNREMTVFYGQYKCTGPGASYAGRVAWSHELTDDEAKPFISLSFIDGTEWVRL; from the exons ATGGCCACGCCACGCGCGCGATTCTTGGCCTGCATTGCCGTGGCGGCCGTGGCGCTCCTCGCGCCGCCGTGCGGGGTGGCCGGGCACTCGCGCGGGCtgcggccggggcgcggcgccgcggcggcgccgttcccggcgaacgcGACGCGGGCGGAGATGATCGAGCGGCAGTTCATGGAGTGGGTGCGGTACATGGGCGGCCTCCGGCACAGCACGTTCCAGCacgcgctcgcccgcgccttCCCGTCGTATTCGCTCGTCGTCGACAAGAACCCGGCGTTCGGCGACTTCACGACCATCCAGGCCGCCATCGACTCGCTCCCGGCCATCAACCTCGTCCGCGTCGTCATCAGGGTCAACGCCGGCACCTACAC GGAGAAGGTGACCATCTCGCCGATGCGCGCGTTCATCACCCTGGAGGGCGCCGGCGCGGACAGCACTATCGTGCAGTGGGGCGACACCGCGGACTCGCCGACGGGGTCCAAGGGGCGGCCCCTCGGCACGTTCAACTCGGCGACGTTCGCCGTGAACGCGCAGTACTTCCTCGCCAGGAACGTCACTTTCAAG AACACGTCGCCGGTGCCGAAGCCAGGCGCGACGGGGAAGCAGGCGGTGGCGCTGCGGGTGTCGGCGGACAACGCGGCGTTCGTGGGGTGCAAGTTCCTGGGCGCGCAGGACACGCTGTACGACCACTCGGGCCGGCACTACTACAAGGAGTGCTACATCGAGGGCTCCGTGGACTTCATCTTCGGCAACGCGCTCTCGCTGTACGAG GACTGCCACGTGCACGCGATCGCGCGGGACTACGGGGCGCTGACGGCGCAGAACCGGCAGAGCATGCTGGAGGACACGGGGTTCTCGTTCGTCAACTGCCGGGTGACGGGCTCCGGCGCGCTCTACCTGGGCCGCGCCTGGGGCACCTTCTCCCGCGTCGTCTTCGCCTACACCTACATGGACAACATCATCATCCCGCGCGGCTGGTACAACTGGGGCGACCCCAACCGAGAGAT GACGGTGTTCTACGGGCAGTACAAGTGCACGGGCCCCGGCGCGAGCTACGCCGGCCGGGTGGCGTGGTCGCACGAGCTCACCGACGACGAGGCCAAGCCGTTCATCTCGCTCAGCTTCATCGACGGCACCGAGTGGGTCAGGCTGTAA